A genomic segment from Marinifilum sp. JC120 encodes:
- a CDS encoding MCE family protein: MVLNPRSSAADMIKAALAALAGLAVLGMFIVFLGGHDFFSDYSQYKILFRNVKDLTSGRPVKYAGLSVGKVDSITVDAENPGRISVVINVDRDFPLYRGTTAMVTQKGLVGDNYILLELRGDAGTKLSDGDLIPSTVKMSMNEVAAEMGRSVASLTPQLERAVNAFEMLFSPENMSNIGKSLKMAPEVLAETNATLVTFRDEWKKLARSGAGAMNNGSKNITVLTNELIDTLQKVESVLAAVQGDMSTTLNSVSGDVSRAVDGIDGLTADLRRNVEYDQEELEIILVNINRLSREMNRLARSLRERPWQVLNPPQGAENDQ, encoded by the coding sequence ATGGTACTCAATCCGCGCAGCTCGGCTGCTGATATGATCAAGGCCGCATTGGCCGCTCTGGCTGGGCTGGCCGTGCTCGGGATGTTCATTGTTTTTCTGGGCGGGCATGATTTCTTTTCTGACTACTCGCAGTACAAGATTCTTTTTCGCAATGTGAAGGATCTTACTTCCGGCCGTCCGGTCAAGTACGCGGGCCTTAGCGTGGGTAAGGTTGATTCCATTACTGTTGATGCAGAAAATCCTGGACGTATTTCCGTGGTCATCAATGTGGATCGCGATTTTCCTCTTTACCGGGGCACAACGGCTATGGTTACCCAGAAAGGGCTGGTGGGCGATAATTACATCCTGCTGGAATTGCGGGGAGATGCCGGGACAAAATTGTCTGATGGGGACTTAATTCCTTCGACTGTCAAAATGAGTATGAACGAAGTGGCTGCTGAAATGGGTCGATCCGTCGCTTCCCTTACTCCACAGCTAGAAAGGGCCGTAAATGCCTTCGAGATGCTTTTTTCCCCTGAGAACATGTCCAACATCGGAAAAAGTTTGAAAATGGCTCCAGAGGTGCTTGCGGAAACCAACGCTACCCTGGTCACCTTCAGGGATGAGTGGAAGAAACTAGCCCGGTCCGGTGCCGGGGCTATGAACAACGGTTCCAAAAATATTACTGTGCTGACTAACGAACTTATCGATACCTTGCAGAAAGTTGAGTCTGTTCTTGCTGCCGTACAAGGAGATATGAGCACGACCCTGAATAGTGTCAGCGGAGATGTCAGTCGTGCGGTGGACGGCATAGATGGGTTGACCGCCGATCTGCGGCGTAATGTGGAATATGATCAGGAAGAGTTGGAAATCATTCTTGTGAATATCAATCGTCTATCCCGTGAAATGAATCGGTTGGCCCGGTCACTGCGCGAACGTCCGTGGCAGGTTTTAAATCCTCCGCAGGGAGCAGAAAATGATCAATAG